The Bradyrhizobium sp. CCGB01 genome segment AGCTGCTGTTCCGCACGCGCCTGTCACGCTCGCTGTTCCAGGGGCTCGCGCCCTGGGCGGGCCTGCTGCCGGGCCGCCTGCTGCATGTGAACGTGATCGGCTGCACCATCTTCGCGGCGATCTCGGGCTCGTCGGCGGCGACCACGCAGGTGATCGGCCGCATGTCGCTCAACGAGCTGCTGCGCCGCGGCTATTCCCGCGACATCGCGATCGGCTCGCTCGCCGGCGCCGGCACGCTCGGCTTCCTGATCCCGCCGTCCAACATCATGATCATCTACGGCGTGCTCGGCGACGTCTCGATCCTGAAGCTGTTCACGGCGGGCGTGCTGCCCGGACTGCTGCTGGCGGGCACCTTCATGGGCTGGGTGATGCTGCACACGACGCTGAACCGCAGCATGGTGCCGGAGACGGAAGCGAAACTCTCGCAGGTGCCGTGGGGCGAGCGCTTCGCCGCGCTGAAGGACCTCGCGCCGGCGCTGTTCCTGATCGCCTGCGTGCTCGGCTCGATGTATGGCGGGCTTGCGACGCCGTCGGAGGCCGCCGCCGTCGGCGTGCTCGGCGCCGGGCTGGTCGCCTGGGCGCAGGGCTCGATGTCTCAGCAGGTGATGCGCGACGTGCTGATCGGCTCGGTCGTGACCTGCTCGATGATCGCGCTGATCGTGCTCGGCGCATCGATCCTCGGCAATGCGGCAGCATTCCTCGGCATCCCGCAGGCGGTCGCCGCCTTCGTCAAGGGCCTCGGCCTGTCGCCCTTCATGCTGATCGTGGTGCTGATCATCTTCTACCTGATCCTCGGCTGCTTCCTCGACGGCTTCTCGATGATCGTGATGACGCTGCCGATCGTGCTGCCGATCGTGAAGGGCGCCGGCTTCGACGAGATCTGGTTCGGCATCTTCCTCGTGCTCGCCGTCGAGATGGCGCAGATCACCCCGCCGGTCGGATTCAACCTGTTCGTGATCCAGGGCCTGACCGAAGACGGCCTCGGCTACATCGCGCGCGTCACCATGCCCTATCTCATCATCATGGTCGGCTTCGTGCTGCTGCTGACGCTCTGGCCCGGCATCGTCACGATCCTGCCGCGGGTGCTGTACGGATAGTTCGGGCTACCCGCCGCAATCATTCGGTGCCGCCTTGCCGGCGAAGCGGTCGGTCATCCAGTTGACCGCGGCGATGGTGCTCGCCTGGGCCGCGCGGCCGTGCCCGATATTGGGAAGGGTGACCATCTTCACGGGGTTGCCCGCCTTGCACAGCCGGCCCATATAGGCGCGCGTCACCGCGGGCCGGATGATCTGGTCGACAGTCCCTTGAGCGAGGAACACGGGCACGCCGGCGGGCAATGTGCCAGCGCTGTTCTTCTCCAGCAGCGAGCGCCAGGGCTCGCGCTTGGTCGGATCCGGCACGGTCAGAAAATATTGCTGGAGCGGCCGCTCGATCCGCTGTCTGACGAAGATGTCGAAGGGACCTTCGATGCATTCGCGCGCCAGCCGGTCGATCACCGGCAGTGCGCGCGGATCGAGGACATCGTCGAGTGCGGCGCCATAGACGCGATGCCATGACCACAGCGTCATCGCCGTGATGTTCTTGCCGCCGACCGAATTGATGTCGTCGCTCATCAGCGTGGCGAGATCCGTCGCGGGCGCCGCGGCCGCAACGCCGAGCAGATGGAGATCCGGTGCGTAGCTCGGCGCCAGCTGCCCTGCGAACAGCACGGCCTGTCCGCCCTGCGAATGTCCCCACAAGGCAAAATCCCTAGCACCGCCGGCACCCGGCAGATCGCGCGCGACGCGCGCGATATCCAGCACGGCGCGGCCCTCGCTCTCGCCGACGAGATAGGGATGCGGACCCGGCGTGCCGAGCCCGGGATAGTCGGTCGCCGCGACGATGTACCCACGCGCCACCATCGAGCGCA includes the following:
- a CDS encoding TRAP transporter large permease; translation: MTIEVVALFVILFALLAGGVWIGLTLALTATLLLGMFRSIPLDKLLPQYAWNILTTQELLALPLFILMGELLFRTRLSRSLFQGLAPWAGLLPGRLLHVNVIGCTIFAAISGSSAATTQVIGRMSLNELLRRGYSRDIAIGSLAGAGTLGFLIPPSNIMIIYGVLGDVSILKLFTAGVLPGLLLAGTFMGWVMLHTTLNRSMVPETEAKLSQVPWGERFAALKDLAPALFLIACVLGSMYGGLATPSEAAAVGVLGAGLVAWAQGSMSQQVMRDVLIGSVVTCSMIALIVLGASILGNAAAFLGIPQAVAAFVKGLGLSPFMLIVVLIIFYLILGCFLDGFSMIVMTLPIVLPIVKGAGFDEIWFGIFLVLAVEMAQITPPVGFNLFVIQGLTEDGLGYIARVTMPYLIIMVGFVLLLTLWPGIVTILPRVLYG
- a CDS encoding alpha/beta fold hydrolase codes for the protein MRRIGRQMRRIFRRATMTALVTFAVGMTAAHAQSPFYDAPASLADGPPGSLVRQEPMDGAPLGASSYRVLYRSTGLKGESILVSGVVIVPQGPPPPGGRPIVAWAHPTSGIVPRCAPSLAIFLFQQIQGLRSMVARGYIVAATDYPGLGTPGPHPYLVGESEGRAVLDIARVARDLPGAGGARDFALWGHSQGGQAVLFAGQLAPSYAPDLHLLGVAAAAPATDLATLMSDDINSVGGKNITAMTLWSWHRVYGAALDDVLDPRALPVIDRLARECIEGPFDIFVRQRIERPLQQYFLTVPDPTKREPWRSLLEKNSAGTLPAGVPVFLAQGTVDQIIRPAVTRAYMGRLCKAGNPVKMVTLPNIGHGRAAQASTIAAVNWMTDRFAGKAAPNDCGG